The following proteins are encoded in a genomic region of Pan troglodytes isolate AG18354 chromosome 2, NHGRI_mPanTro3-v2.0_pri, whole genome shotgun sequence:
- the TNK2 gene encoding activated CDC42 kinase 1 isoform X15, whose amino-acid sequence MRTWRRSAWAGLNWEKPIASSFWLNTFTQFESQCQEVECRDRRSVEAPGQRRLWEAVKRRKALCKRKSWMSKVFSGKRLEAEFPPHHSQSTFRKTSPAPGGPAGEGPLQSLTCLIGEKDLRLLEKLGDGSFGVVRRGEWDAPSGKTVSVAVKCLKPDVLSQPEAMDDFIREVNAMHSLDHRNLIRLYGVVLTPPMKMVTELAPLGSLLDRLRKHQGHFLLGTLSRYAVQVAEGMGYLESKRFIHRDLAARNLLLATRDLVKIGDFGLMRALPQNDDHYVMQEHRKVPFAWCAPESLKTRTFSHASDTWMFGVTLWEMFTYGQEPWIGLNGSQILHKIDKEGERLPRPEDCPQDIYNVMVQCWAHKPEDRPTFVALRDFLLEAQPTDMRALQDFEEPDKLHIQMNDVITVIEGRAENYWWRGQNTRTLCVGPFPRNVVTSVAGLSAQDISQPLQNSFIHTGHGDSDPRHCWGFPDRIDELYLGNPMDPPDLLSVELSTSRPPQHLGGVKREPPPRPPQPAFFTQSKWGCFRCLGPRPRPLSLTPLLEEPTYDPVSEDQDPLSSDFKRLGLRKPGLPRGLWLAKPSARVPGTKASRGSGAEVTLIDFGEEPVVPALRPCAPSLAQLAMDACSLLDETPPQSPTRALPRPLHPTPVVDWDARPLPPPPAYDDVAQDEDDFEICSINSTLVGAGVPAGPSQGQTNYAFVPEQARPPPPLEDNLFLPPQGGGKPPSSAQTAEIFQALQQECMRQLQAPAGSPAPSPSPGGDDKPQVPPRVPIPPRPTRPHVQLSPAPSGEEETSRWPGPASPPRVPPREPLSPQGSRTPSPLVPPGSSPLPPRLSSSPGKTMPTTQSFASDPKYATPQVIQAPGPRAGPCILPIVRDGKKVSSTHYYLLPERPSYLERYQRFLREAQSPEEPAPLPVPLLLPPPSTPAPAAPTATVRPMPQAALDPKANFSTNNSNPGARPPPPRATARLPQRGCPGDGPEAGRPADKIQMLQAMVHGVTTEECQAALQCHGWSVQRAAQYLKVEQLFGLGLRPRGECHKVLEMFDWNLEQAGCHLLGSWGPAHHKR is encoded by the exons ATGAGGACCTGGAGAAGATCGGCATGGGCCGGCCTG AACTGGGAGAAGCCCATCGCTTCAAGTTTTTGGTTAAACACCTTCACCCAGTTTGAGAGCCAGTGCCAGGAAGTGGAGTGCAGAGACCGTCGGTCAGTTGAGGCTCCGG GCCAGCGGCGGCTGTGGGAGGCTGTGAAGAGGAGGAAGGCCTTGTGCAAACGCAAGTCGTGGATGAGTAAG GTGTTCAGTGGGAAGCGACTGGAGGCTGAGTTCCCCCCTCATCACTCTCAGAGCACCTTCCGGAAGACCTCGCCCGCCCCTGGGGGCCCAGCAGGGGAGGGGCCCCTGCAGAGCCTCACCTGCCTCATTGGGGAGAAGGACCTGCGCCTCCTGGAGAAGCTGGGCGATGGTTCCTTTGGCGTGGTGCGCAGGGGCGAGTGGGACGCGCCCTCAGGGAAGACG GTGAGTGTGGCTGTGAAGTGCCTGAAGCCTGATGTCCTGAGCCAGCCAGAAGCCATGGACGACTTCATCCGGGAGGTCAATGCCATGCACTCGCTCGATCACCGCAACCTCATTCGCCTCTACGGGGTGGTGCTCACGCCGCCCATGAAGATG GTGACAGAGCTGGCACCTCTGGGATCGTTGTTGGACCGGCTACGTAAGCATCAGGGCCACTTCCTCCTGGGGACTCTGAGCCGCTACGCTGTGCAGGTGGCTGAGGGCATGGGCTACCTGGAGTCCAAGCGCTTTATTCACCGTGACCTGGCTGCCCGCAATCTGCTGTTGGCTACCCGCGACCTGGTCAAGATCGGGGACTTTGGGCTGATGCGAGCACTACCTCAGAATGACGACCATTACGTCATGCAGGAACATCGCAAGGTGCCCTTCGCCTG GTGTGCCCCCGAGAGCCTGAAGACACGCACCTTCTCCCATGCCAGCGACACCTGGATGTTCGGGGTGACACTGTGGGAAATGTTCACCTACGGCCAGGAGCCCTGGATTGGCCTCAACGGCAGTCAG ATCCTGCATAAGATCGACAAGGAGGGGGAGCGGCTGCCCCGGCCCGAGGACTGTCCCCAGGACATCTACAACGTCATGGTCCAGTGCTGGGCTCACAAGCCAGAGGACAGACCCACGTTTGTGGCCCTGCGGGACTTCCTGCTGGAG gcCCAGCCCACAGACATGCGGGCCCTTCAGGACTTTGAGGAACCGGACAAGCTGCACATCCAGATGAATGATGTCATCACTGTCATCGAGGGAAG GGCCGAGAACTACTGGTGGCGTGGCCAGAACACACGGACGCTGTGTGTGGGGCCCTTCCCTCGCAACGTGGTGACCTCCGTGGCCGGCCTGTCGGCTCAGGACATCAGCCAGCCCCTGCAGAACAGCTTCATCCACACAGGGCATGGCGACAGTGACCCCCGCCACTGCTGGGGCTTCCCGGACAGGATTGACGA ACTGTATCTGGGAAACCCCATGGACCCCCCCGACCTCCTGAGCGTGGAACTGAGCACCTCCCGGCCCCCCCAGCATCTAGGAGGGGTGAAAA GGGAGCCTCCAcctcgcccacctcagcctgccttcTTCACTCAGAGTAAGTGGGGCTGCTTCCGATGCCTtggcccccgcccccgccccctctctctcactcctcTCCTGGAAG AACCAACCTATGACCCTGTGAGCGAGGACCAAGACCCCTTGTCCAGTGACTTCAAGAGGCTGGGCCTGCGGAAGCCAGGCCTGCCCCGAGGGCTGTGGCTGGCGAAGCCCTCGGCGCGGGTGCCGGGCACCAAGGCCAGCCGAGGCAGCGGGGCTGAGGTCACGCTCATCGACTTTGGTGAGGAGCCCGTGGTCCCGGCCCTACGGCCCTGCGCGCCCTCCCTGGCGCAGCTGGCCATGGACGCCTGCTCCCTGCTGGACGAGACCCCGCCTCAGAGCCCCACGCGGGCACTGCCCCGGCCTCTGCACCCCACACCTGTGGTGGACTGGGACGCACGCCCGCTGCCCCCCCCGCCCGCCTATGACGACGTGGCCCAGGATGAGGATGACTTTGAGATCTGCTCCATCAACAGCACCCTCGTGGGCGCGGGGGTCCCTGCCGGGCCCAGCCAGGGCCAGACCAACTACGCCTTTGTGCCTGAGCAGGCGCGGCCGCCCCCTCCCCTGGAGGACAACCTGTTCCTCCCGCCCCAGGGTGGGGGCAAGCCGCCCAGCTCCGCACAGACGGCAGAGATCTTCCAGGCGCTACAGCAGGAGTGCATGAGGCAACTGCAGGCTCCGGCCGGCTCCCCGGCCCCCTCTCCCAGCCCGGGGGGTGACGACAAGCCCCAGGTGCCTCCTCGGGTACCCATCCCCCCTCGGCCCACGCGCCCACACGTCCAGCTGTCTCCAGCCCCCTCGGGCGAGGAGGAGACCAGCCGGTGGCCTGGACCTGCTTCCCCTCCCCGGGTGCCTCCGCGGGAGCCCCTGTCCCCTCAAGGCTCGAGGACACCCAGCCCCCTGGTACCACCTGGCAGCTCCCCGCTGCCACCCCGGCTCTCAAGCTCACCTGGGAAGACCATGCCCACCACCCAGAGCTTTGCCTCAGACCCCAAGTACGCCACCCCCCAGGTGATCCAGGCCCCTGGCCCGCGGGCTGGTCCCTGCATCCTGCCCATCGTCCGGGATGGCAAGAAGGTCAGCAGCACCCACTATTACTTGCTGCCCGAGCGACCATCCTACCTGGAGCGCTACCAGCGCTTCCTGCGTGAGGCCCAGAGCCCCGAGGAGCCGGCCCCCCTGCCTGTGCCTCTGCTGCTGCCCCCACCCAGCACCCCAGCCCCCGCCGCCCCCACGGCCACCGTGCGGCCGATGCCCCAGGCTGCCTTGGACCCCAAGGCCAACTTCTCCACCAACAACAGCAACCCAGGGGCCCGGCCACCACCCCCGAGGGCCACTGCTCGGCTGCCACAGAGGGGCTGCCCTGGCGATGGGCCAGAGGCGGGCCGGCCAGCAGACAAGATCCAGATG CTGCAGGCCATGGTGCATGGGGTGACCACAGAGGAGTGCCAGGCGGCCCTGCAGTGCCACGGCTGGAGCGTGCAGAGGGCTGCCCAGTATCTGAAG GTGGAGCAGCTCTTCGGGCTGGGTCTACGGCCCAGAGGGGAGTGCCACAAAGTGCTGGAGATGTTCGACTGGAACCTGGAGCAGGCCGGCTGCCACCTTCTGGGCTCCTGGGGCCCTGCCCACCACAA
- the TNK2 gene encoding activated CDC42 kinase 1 isoform X28: MQPEEGTGWLLELLSEVQLQQYFLRLRDDLNVTRLSHFEYVKNEDLEKIGMGRPGQRRLWEAVKRRKALCKRKSWMSKVFSGKRLEAEFPPHHSQSTFRKTSPAPGGPAGEGPLQSLTCLIGEKDLRLLEKLGDGSFGVVRRGEWDAPSGKTVSVAVKCLKPDVLSQPEAMDDFIREVNAMHSLDHRNLIRLYGVVLTPPMKMVTELAPLGSLLDRLRKHQGHFLLGTLSRYAVQVAEGMGYLESKRFIHRDLAARNLLLATRDLVKIGDFGLMRALPQNDDHYVMQEHRKVPFAWCAPESLKTRTFSHASDTWMFGVTLWEMFTYGQEPWIGLNGSQILHKIDKEGERLPRPEDCPQDIYNVMVQCWAHKPEDRPTFVALRDFLLEAQPTDMRALQDFEEPDKLHIQMNDVITVIEGRAENYWWRGQNTRTLCVGPFPRNVVTSVAGLSAQDISQPLQNSFIHTGHGDSDPRHCWGFPDRIDELYLGNPMDPPDLLSVELSTSRPPQHLGGVKREPPPRPPQPAFFTQKPTYDPVSEDQDPLSSDFKRLGLRKPGLPRGLWLAKPSARVPGTKASRGSGAEVTLIDFGEEPVVPALRPCAPSLAQLAMDACSLLDETPPQSPTRALPRPLHPTPVVDWDARPLPPPPAYDDVAQDEDDFEICSINSTLVGAGVPAGPSQGQTNYAFVPEQARPPPPLEDNLFLPPQGGGKPPSSAQTAEIFQALQQECMRQLQAPAGSPAPSPSPGGDDKPQVPPRVPIPPRPTRPHVQLSPAPSGEEETSRWPGPASPPRVPPREPLSPQGSRTPSPLVPPGSSPLPPRLSSSPGKTMPTTQSFASDPKYATPQVIQAPGPRAGPCILPIVRDGKKVSSTHYYLLPERPSYLERYQRFLREAQSPEEPAPLPVPLLLPPPSTPAPAAPTATVRPMPQAALDPKANFSTNNSNPGARPPPPRATARLPQRGCPGDGPEAGRPADKIQMVEQLFGLGLRPRGECHKVLEMFDWNLEQAGCHLLGSWGPAHHKR; this comes from the exons ATGCAGCCAGAGGAGGGCACAGGCTGGCTGCTGGAGCTGCTGTCCGAGGTGCAGCTGCAACAGTACTTCCTGCGGCTCCGAGACGACCTCAACGTCACCCGCCTGTCCCACTTTGAGTACGTCAAGAATGAGGACCTGGAGAAGATCGGCATGGGCCGGCCTG GCCAGCGGCGGCTGTGGGAGGCTGTGAAGAGGAGGAAGGCCTTGTGCAAACGCAAGTCGTGGATGAGTAAG GTGTTCAGTGGGAAGCGACTGGAGGCTGAGTTCCCCCCTCATCACTCTCAGAGCACCTTCCGGAAGACCTCGCCCGCCCCTGGGGGCCCAGCAGGGGAGGGGCCCCTGCAGAGCCTCACCTGCCTCATTGGGGAGAAGGACCTGCGCCTCCTGGAGAAGCTGGGCGATGGTTCCTTTGGCGTGGTGCGCAGGGGCGAGTGGGACGCGCCCTCAGGGAAGACG GTGAGTGTGGCTGTGAAGTGCCTGAAGCCTGATGTCCTGAGCCAGCCAGAAGCCATGGACGACTTCATCCGGGAGGTCAATGCCATGCACTCGCTCGATCACCGCAACCTCATTCGCCTCTACGGGGTGGTGCTCACGCCGCCCATGAAGATG GTGACAGAGCTGGCACCTCTGGGATCGTTGTTGGACCGGCTACGTAAGCATCAGGGCCACTTCCTCCTGGGGACTCTGAGCCGCTACGCTGTGCAGGTGGCTGAGGGCATGGGCTACCTGGAGTCCAAGCGCTTTATTCACCGTGACCTGGCTGCCCGCAATCTGCTGTTGGCTACCCGCGACCTGGTCAAGATCGGGGACTTTGGGCTGATGCGAGCACTACCTCAGAATGACGACCATTACGTCATGCAGGAACATCGCAAGGTGCCCTTCGCCTG GTGTGCCCCCGAGAGCCTGAAGACACGCACCTTCTCCCATGCCAGCGACACCTGGATGTTCGGGGTGACACTGTGGGAAATGTTCACCTACGGCCAGGAGCCCTGGATTGGCCTCAACGGCAGTCAG ATCCTGCATAAGATCGACAAGGAGGGGGAGCGGCTGCCCCGGCCCGAGGACTGTCCCCAGGACATCTACAACGTCATGGTCCAGTGCTGGGCTCACAAGCCAGAGGACAGACCCACGTTTGTGGCCCTGCGGGACTTCCTGCTGGAG gcCCAGCCCACAGACATGCGGGCCCTTCAGGACTTTGAGGAACCGGACAAGCTGCACATCCAGATGAATGATGTCATCACTGTCATCGAGGGAAG GGCCGAGAACTACTGGTGGCGTGGCCAGAACACACGGACGCTGTGTGTGGGGCCCTTCCCTCGCAACGTGGTGACCTCCGTGGCCGGCCTGTCGGCTCAGGACATCAGCCAGCCCCTGCAGAACAGCTTCATCCACACAGGGCATGGCGACAGTGACCCCCGCCACTGCTGGGGCTTCCCGGACAGGATTGACGA ACTGTATCTGGGAAACCCCATGGACCCCCCCGACCTCCTGAGCGTGGAACTGAGCACCTCCCGGCCCCCCCAGCATCTAGGAGGGGTGAAAA GGGAGCCTCCAcctcgcccacctcagcctgccttcTTCACTCAGA AACCAACCTATGACCCTGTGAGCGAGGACCAAGACCCCTTGTCCAGTGACTTCAAGAGGCTGGGCCTGCGGAAGCCAGGCCTGCCCCGAGGGCTGTGGCTGGCGAAGCCCTCGGCGCGGGTGCCGGGCACCAAGGCCAGCCGAGGCAGCGGGGCTGAGGTCACGCTCATCGACTTTGGTGAGGAGCCCGTGGTCCCGGCCCTACGGCCCTGCGCGCCCTCCCTGGCGCAGCTGGCCATGGACGCCTGCTCCCTGCTGGACGAGACCCCGCCTCAGAGCCCCACGCGGGCACTGCCCCGGCCTCTGCACCCCACACCTGTGGTGGACTGGGACGCACGCCCGCTGCCCCCCCCGCCCGCCTATGACGACGTGGCCCAGGATGAGGATGACTTTGAGATCTGCTCCATCAACAGCACCCTCGTGGGCGCGGGGGTCCCTGCCGGGCCCAGCCAGGGCCAGACCAACTACGCCTTTGTGCCTGAGCAGGCGCGGCCGCCCCCTCCCCTGGAGGACAACCTGTTCCTCCCGCCCCAGGGTGGGGGCAAGCCGCCCAGCTCCGCACAGACGGCAGAGATCTTCCAGGCGCTACAGCAGGAGTGCATGAGGCAACTGCAGGCTCCGGCCGGCTCCCCGGCCCCCTCTCCCAGCCCGGGGGGTGACGACAAGCCCCAGGTGCCTCCTCGGGTACCCATCCCCCCTCGGCCCACGCGCCCACACGTCCAGCTGTCTCCAGCCCCCTCGGGCGAGGAGGAGACCAGCCGGTGGCCTGGACCTGCTTCCCCTCCCCGGGTGCCTCCGCGGGAGCCCCTGTCCCCTCAAGGCTCGAGGACACCCAGCCCCCTGGTACCACCTGGCAGCTCCCCGCTGCCACCCCGGCTCTCAAGCTCACCTGGGAAGACCATGCCCACCACCCAGAGCTTTGCCTCAGACCCCAAGTACGCCACCCCCCAGGTGATCCAGGCCCCTGGCCCGCGGGCTGGTCCCTGCATCCTGCCCATCGTCCGGGATGGCAAGAAGGTCAGCAGCACCCACTATTACTTGCTGCCCGAGCGACCATCCTACCTGGAGCGCTACCAGCGCTTCCTGCGTGAGGCCCAGAGCCCCGAGGAGCCGGCCCCCCTGCCTGTGCCTCTGCTGCTGCCCCCACCCAGCACCCCAGCCCCCGCCGCCCCCACGGCCACCGTGCGGCCGATGCCCCAGGCTGCCTTGGACCCCAAGGCCAACTTCTCCACCAACAACAGCAACCCAGGGGCCCGGCCACCACCCCCGAGGGCCACTGCTCGGCTGCCACAGAGGGGCTGCCCTGGCGATGGGCCAGAGGCGGGCCGGCCAGCAGACAAGATCCAGATG GTGGAGCAGCTCTTCGGGCTGGGTCTACGGCCCAGAGGGGAGTGCCACAAAGTGCTGGAGATGTTCGACTGGAACCTGGAGCAGGCCGGCTGCCACCTTCTGGGCTCCTGGGGCCCTGCCCACCACAA
- the TNK2 gene encoding activated CDC42 kinase 1 isoform X17: protein MLEARPPRTQGSDAAGAAAGRGLRALLLSLTAAAGIWGSMGERSAYQRLAGGEEGPQRLGGGRMQPEEGTGWLLELLSEVQLQQYFLRLRDDLNVTRLSHFEYVKNEDLEKIGMGRPGQRRLWEAVKRRKALCKRKSWMSKVFSGKRLEAEFPPHHSQSTFRKTSPAPGGPAGEGPLQSLTCLIGEKDLRLLEKLGDGSFGVVRRGEWDAPSGKTVSVAVKCLKPDVLSQPEAMDDFIREVNAMHSLDHRNLIRLYGVVLTPPMKMVTELAPLGSLLDRLRKHQGHFLLGTLSRYAVQVAEGMGYLESKRFIHRDLAARNLLLATRDLVKIGDFGLMRALPQNDDHYVMQEHRKVPFAWCAPESLKTRTFSHASDTWMFGVTLWEMFTYGQEPWIGLNGSQILHKIDKEGERLPRPEDCPQDIYNVMVQCWAHKPEDRPTFVALRDFLLEAQPTDMRALQDFEEPDKLHIQMNDVITVIEGRAENYWWRGQNTRTLCVGPFPRNVVTSVAGLSAQDISQPLQNSFIHTGHGDSDPRHCWGFPDRIDELYLGNPMDPPDLLSVELSTSRPPQHLGGVKKPTYDPVSEDQDPLSSDFKRLGLRKPGLPRGLWLAKPSARVPGTKASRGSGAEVTLIDFGEEPVVPALRPCAPSLAQLAMDACSLLDETPPQSPTRALPRPLHPTPVVDWDARPLPPPPAYDDVAQDEDDFEICSINSTLVGAGVPAGPSQGQTNYAFVPEQARPPPPLEDNLFLPPQGGGKPPSSAQTAEIFQALQQECMRQLQAPAGSPAPSPSPGGDDKPQVPPRVPIPPRPTRPHVQLSPAPSGEEETSRWPGPASPPRVPPREPLSPQGSRTPSPLVPPGSSPLPPRLSSSPGKTMPTTQSFASDPKYATPQVIQAPGPRAGPCILPIVRDGKKVSSTHYYLLPERPSYLERYQRFLREAQSPEEPAPLPVPLLLPPPSTPAPAAPTATVRPMPQAALDPKANFSTNNSNPGARPPPPRATARLPQRGCPGDGPEAGRPADKIQMVEQLFGLGLRPRGECHKVLEMFDWNLEQAGCHLLGSWGPAHHKR, encoded by the exons ATGCTCGAGGCCCGGCCCCCCAGGACGCAGGGCAGTGACGCTGCCGGTGCCGCTGCGGGGCGGGGGCTGCGGGCGCTGCTTCTCTCCCTGACCGCAGCCGCTGGGATCTGGGGCTCCATGGGGGAGAGATCTGCTTACCAGCGCCTGGCTGGGGGCGAGGAGGGACCGCAG AGGCTGGGAGGCGGCAGAATGCAGCCAGAGGAGGGCACAGGCTGGCTGCTGGAGCTGCTGTCCGAGGTGCAGCTGCAACAGTACTTCCTGCGGCTCCGAGACGACCTCAACGTCACCCGCCTGTCCCACTTTGAGTACGTCAAGAATGAGGACCTGGAGAAGATCGGCATGGGCCGGCCTG GCCAGCGGCGGCTGTGGGAGGCTGTGAAGAGGAGGAAGGCCTTGTGCAAACGCAAGTCGTGGATGAGTAAG GTGTTCAGTGGGAAGCGACTGGAGGCTGAGTTCCCCCCTCATCACTCTCAGAGCACCTTCCGGAAGACCTCGCCCGCCCCTGGGGGCCCAGCAGGGGAGGGGCCCCTGCAGAGCCTCACCTGCCTCATTGGGGAGAAGGACCTGCGCCTCCTGGAGAAGCTGGGCGATGGTTCCTTTGGCGTGGTGCGCAGGGGCGAGTGGGACGCGCCCTCAGGGAAGACG GTGAGTGTGGCTGTGAAGTGCCTGAAGCCTGATGTCCTGAGCCAGCCAGAAGCCATGGACGACTTCATCCGGGAGGTCAATGCCATGCACTCGCTCGATCACCGCAACCTCATTCGCCTCTACGGGGTGGTGCTCACGCCGCCCATGAAGATG GTGACAGAGCTGGCACCTCTGGGATCGTTGTTGGACCGGCTACGTAAGCATCAGGGCCACTTCCTCCTGGGGACTCTGAGCCGCTACGCTGTGCAGGTGGCTGAGGGCATGGGCTACCTGGAGTCCAAGCGCTTTATTCACCGTGACCTGGCTGCCCGCAATCTGCTGTTGGCTACCCGCGACCTGGTCAAGATCGGGGACTTTGGGCTGATGCGAGCACTACCTCAGAATGACGACCATTACGTCATGCAGGAACATCGCAAGGTGCCCTTCGCCTG GTGTGCCCCCGAGAGCCTGAAGACACGCACCTTCTCCCATGCCAGCGACACCTGGATGTTCGGGGTGACACTGTGGGAAATGTTCACCTACGGCCAGGAGCCCTGGATTGGCCTCAACGGCAGTCAG ATCCTGCATAAGATCGACAAGGAGGGGGAGCGGCTGCCCCGGCCCGAGGACTGTCCCCAGGACATCTACAACGTCATGGTCCAGTGCTGGGCTCACAAGCCAGAGGACAGACCCACGTTTGTGGCCCTGCGGGACTTCCTGCTGGAG gcCCAGCCCACAGACATGCGGGCCCTTCAGGACTTTGAGGAACCGGACAAGCTGCACATCCAGATGAATGATGTCATCACTGTCATCGAGGGAAG GGCCGAGAACTACTGGTGGCGTGGCCAGAACACACGGACGCTGTGTGTGGGGCCCTTCCCTCGCAACGTGGTGACCTCCGTGGCCGGCCTGTCGGCTCAGGACATCAGCCAGCCCCTGCAGAACAGCTTCATCCACACAGGGCATGGCGACAGTGACCCCCGCCACTGCTGGGGCTTCCCGGACAGGATTGACGA ACTGTATCTGGGAAACCCCATGGACCCCCCCGACCTCCTGAGCGTGGAACTGAGCACCTCCCGGCCCCCCCAGCATCTAGGAGGGGTGAAAA AACCAACCTATGACCCTGTGAGCGAGGACCAAGACCCCTTGTCCAGTGACTTCAAGAGGCTGGGCCTGCGGAAGCCAGGCCTGCCCCGAGGGCTGTGGCTGGCGAAGCCCTCGGCGCGGGTGCCGGGCACCAAGGCCAGCCGAGGCAGCGGGGCTGAGGTCACGCTCATCGACTTTGGTGAGGAGCCCGTGGTCCCGGCCCTACGGCCCTGCGCGCCCTCCCTGGCGCAGCTGGCCATGGACGCCTGCTCCCTGCTGGACGAGACCCCGCCTCAGAGCCCCACGCGGGCACTGCCCCGGCCTCTGCACCCCACACCTGTGGTGGACTGGGACGCACGCCCGCTGCCCCCCCCGCCCGCCTATGACGACGTGGCCCAGGATGAGGATGACTTTGAGATCTGCTCCATCAACAGCACCCTCGTGGGCGCGGGGGTCCCTGCCGGGCCCAGCCAGGGCCAGACCAACTACGCCTTTGTGCCTGAGCAGGCGCGGCCGCCCCCTCCCCTGGAGGACAACCTGTTCCTCCCGCCCCAGGGTGGGGGCAAGCCGCCCAGCTCCGCACAGACGGCAGAGATCTTCCAGGCGCTACAGCAGGAGTGCATGAGGCAACTGCAGGCTCCGGCCGGCTCCCCGGCCCCCTCTCCCAGCCCGGGGGGTGACGACAAGCCCCAGGTGCCTCCTCGGGTACCCATCCCCCCTCGGCCCACGCGCCCACACGTCCAGCTGTCTCCAGCCCCCTCGGGCGAGGAGGAGACCAGCCGGTGGCCTGGACCTGCTTCCCCTCCCCGGGTGCCTCCGCGGGAGCCCCTGTCCCCTCAAGGCTCGAGGACACCCAGCCCCCTGGTACCACCTGGCAGCTCCCCGCTGCCACCCCGGCTCTCAAGCTCACCTGGGAAGACCATGCCCACCACCCAGAGCTTTGCCTCAGACCCCAAGTACGCCACCCCCCAGGTGATCCAGGCCCCTGGCCCGCGGGCTGGTCCCTGCATCCTGCCCATCGTCCGGGATGGCAAGAAGGTCAGCAGCACCCACTATTACTTGCTGCCCGAGCGACCATCCTACCTGGAGCGCTACCAGCGCTTCCTGCGTGAGGCCCAGAGCCCCGAGGAGCCGGCCCCCCTGCCTGTGCCTCTGCTGCTGCCCCCACCCAGCACCCCAGCCCCCGCCGCCCCCACGGCCACCGTGCGGCCGATGCCCCAGGCTGCCTTGGACCCCAAGGCCAACTTCTCCACCAACAACAGCAACCCAGGGGCCCGGCCACCACCCCCGAGGGCCACTGCTCGGCTGCCACAGAGGGGCTGCCCTGGCGATGGGCCAGAGGCGGGCCGGCCAGCAGACAAGATCCAGATG GTGGAGCAGCTCTTCGGGCTGGGTCTACGGCCCAGAGGGGAGTGCCACAAAGTGCTGGAGATGTTCGACTGGAACCTGGAGCAGGCCGGCTGCCACCTTCTGGGCTCCTGGGGCCCTGCCCACCACAA